A window from Kluyveromyces lactis strain NRRL Y-1140 chromosome E complete sequence encodes these proteins:
- a CDS encoding uncharacterized protein (no similarity), giving the protein MIWTYEMDLALCKLVYLNSPEILIDGVRDRTKNYHSVLSDFNKQFRLQVKQARTVRARFERLLLDYKSRAQTKFAPTGRESEIDMLMKTLVNMEIEYHETHKITSVPPGDENINAMTTGDMVEKAIDALKEVPNQTIVNNMQKMGQPGPKLIDVTGNQNLPALSSNGYNGKQLPSVQVDGTLMGSNTEGRNGTRDKTGQNIDKNPSGNANYTHGNQSDLEENNDGQGINYPNIDTELQPPAKKFKHNIVPESQPFTITNYFSDNKTFIMNGDGGTQHVSGKSDLKEVTQRVQTDLEHLKQDVGELSTLSKQIAKVLKRVTSMEETAQDERGY; this is encoded by the coding sequence ATGATTTGGACTTACGAGATGGATCTCGCTCTATGCAAGCTTGTTTATTTGAACAGTCCAGAAATTCTAATAGACGGCGTCAGAGACAGAACTAAGAATTATCACAGCGTATTGAGCGATTTCAACAAGCAGTTTAGGCTTCAGGTAAAGCAGGCACGTACGGTGAGAGCGCGATTTGAGAGATTGTTACTGGATTATAAAAGTAGGGCCCAGACGAAATTTGCTCCAACAGGAAGAGAATCAGAGATCGATATGCTGATGAAGACATTGGTCAACATGGAAATAGAGTACCACGAAACCCACAAGATTACCAGTGTTCCGCCTGgagatgaaaatatcaatgcGATGACTACTGGTGATATGGTAGAAAAGGCCATTgatgctttgaaagagGTACCAAATCAGACAATCGTGAATAACATGCAGAAAATGGGGCAGCCAGGGCCCAAACTAATCGATGTTACTGGGAATCAAAACTTACCGGCTCTATCATCAAACGGCTACAATGGGAAACAACTCCCCTCAGTTCAAGTTGATGGCACTCTTATGGGTTCCAATACGGAGGGAAGGAACGGAACACGGGACAAGACGGGACAAAACATAGATAAGAACCCATCAGGGAATGCGAATTACACACATGGTAATCAATCTGACCtagaagaaaacaatgatgGTCAAGGCATTAACTACCCTAATATTGACACGGAGTTACAGCCGCCTGCGAAGAAATTTAAACACAATATAGTGCCAGAATCGCAACCATTTACCATCACAAATTATTTCTCAGACAACAAAACCTTTATTATGAATGGGGATGGAGGAACACAACATGTTAGCGGTAAAAGTGATTTAAAGGAAGTTACCCAAAGAGTACAAACTGATCTGGAACATTTAAAACAAGATGTCGGAGAATTGTCGACGTTATCTAAACAAATTGCAAAAGTGTTGAAACGAGTTACGTCGATGGAGGAGACTGCACAGGATGAACGAGGATACTAG
- a CDS encoding uncharacterized protein (no similarity), with the protein MMQLPTELVSDLGTYQLKSILGNDKGNVIYCAKNSNGSTVVLIETDKVLPVKAKTRLDDTYKDRFYDKDHTKTFTVYGQDYLDIEGNDYFAYSTDEDHSLKSRDSNESHHENEQCNHHTQEKEEQLDAESQHICFNGSAEMKPCNNILARMKCKLGLRTPMMKVVPPARDEDEDEDEDQDETIEESDDNDNNADDSVSDLPDIILPQTTVPKAIEKPTSILDKSTHLRASICISDNVRLAPCGKKRIVSLPRTPIPKVFPVSDVEAGSEDDEDEDEDEEEDVSRSGTEDTADDRSQLTFDNNSKFSRKILQDNNEAEGSDDDDVDAHVDHDTSFRNRKGDISESAEDINLVSAGVFLSEIPHKKPKESNFQLQHVDRIVDESVCNHDNPIFLENIRRNSVNNTKMHPLELNSDHVRHRSKSLNNNCGMDFNLCLDSSKMLTRRKTKVSLERLT; encoded by the coding sequence ATGATGCAACTACCTACTGAATTGGTGTCTGATTTGGGGACTTACCAATTAAAATCTATTTTAGGGAATGATAAAGGAAATGTAATATATTGTGCGAAGAATTCTAACGGCTCTACTGTTGTTTTGATTGAGACCGACAAAGTTCTTCCGGTGAAGGCTAAGACGAGGTTGGATGATACTTATAAGGACAGATTCTATGATAAGGATCATACGAAAACCTTTACCGTTTATGGTCAAGACTATCTGGATATTGAAGGAAACGACTACTTTGCATACTCAACTGATGAGGATCACTCGTtaaagtcacgtgatagTAATGAATCTCATCATGAGAATGAACAATGTAACCATCATACGCAGGAGAAAGAGGAGCAGCTTGATGCTGAAAGTCAACACATTTGTTTTAATGGAAGTGCGGAGATGAAGCCATGTAACAATATTTTGGCTAGAATGAAATGCAAACTGGGACTACGAACCCCAATGATGAAAGTCGTTCCACCGGCAAgggatgaggatgaagatgaggatgaagacCAAGATGAAACTATCGAAGAATCTGAcgataatgataataatgcTGATGATTCAGTGTCAGATTTACCGGATATAATATTACCCCAGACTACCGTTCCAAAAGCAATTGAGAAACCAACCTCAATTCTCGATAAATCAACTCATCTTAGAGCATCAATTTGCATATCTGACAATGTACGGCTTGCTCCTTGTGGGAAGAAGCGGATTGTCAGCCTTCCGAGAACGCCAATACCAAAAGTATTCCCTGTCTCGGATGTTGAAGCCGGCAGCGAAGATGAcgaggatgaagatgaggatgaagaagaagatgtcaGTCGCAGCGGTACGGAAGATACTGCTGATGACAGAAGTCAATTAACTTTTGATAACAATTCTAAATTCAGCAGGAAAATATTACAAGACAACAACGAAGCTGAGGGAAgcgatgacgatgatgttGACGCTCATGTTGACCATGACACCAGCTTTAGAAATAGAAAAGGTGATATTAGTGAATCAGCTGAAGATATCAATCTAGTTTCCGCTGGAGTATTTTTAAGTGAAATTCCTCATAAGAAACCAAAGGAAAGCAATTTCCAATTGCAACACGTCGATAGGATCGTCGATGAATCGGTCTGTAACCATGATAATCCGATATTTTTAGAGAATATCAGGAGAAACAGTGTCAACAACACTAAAATGCATCCACTAGAGTTGAATTCGGATCATGTAAGGCACCGCTCTAAATCGCTAAACAATAATTGCGGTATGGATTTCAATTTATGTCTTGATAGCTCCAAAATGCTTACTAGACGGAAAACAAAGGTATCACTGGAACGACTCACTTAA
- the YFH7 gene encoding Yfh7p (similar to uniprot|P43591 Saccharomyces cerevisiae YFR007W Hypothetical ORF) produces the protein MLDYDALVDQALQLLEQNINKNYRVCIGIIGPPGSGKSTVAEKLKEKINSRYHDYLAHEHHAEVAVRPLSSAIDLTGDLSVANKELQAEIKAGFYSHVEDNNFKPVQVKESDGSTLIVGRGGLDNAVRIKPLRKEANLSPTKPDIAQIVPMDGFHLSRKHLDHFKDPTVAHLRRGSPFTFDSNNFLQLCKVLSKTCSLDPNYHSTGPETVNEDNTNSLFDNVTNSFIDLPEISFPGFDHAIKDPVADQHTVHKFTRILILEGLYLLLNQENWSLIYDAIASTGAFIFWNIVIDEDVIEQRVAKRHVKSGICLSLEEGIQRFRANDQINGRLIQSQSVRNANKNVKNVYDIRND, from the coding sequence ATGTTGGATTACGATGCGCTTGTAGATCAAGCGTTACAGCTGCTCgaacaaaatatcaacaagaatTATAGGGTTTGCATTGGGATAATTGGACCACCAGGTTCTGGTAAGTCGACTGTagctgaaaaattgaaggaaaagatcAATAGCAGATATCACGATTACCTAGCTCACGAGCATCATGCAGAGGTGGCAGTACGGCCGTTAAGCTCTGCTATTGATCTAACTGGAGACCTATCAGTTGCCAACAAAGAACTGCAAGCGGAGATTAAGGCAGGATTTTACTCACACGTCGAAgataataatttcaaaccaGTGCAAGTGAAAGAGTCTGACGGGTCAACCCTTATCGTTGGTCGCGGTGGTTTGGACAATGCGGTTAGGATAAAACCGCTACGTAAGGAAGCCAACTTGTCCCCAACAAAGCCGGATATAGctcaaattgttccaatgGATGGATTCCATCTGTCAAGAAAACATCTAGATCACTTCAAGGATCCTACTGTGGCTCATCTTCGTCGGGGGTCGCCGTTTACGTTTGATAGTAATAATTTCTTGCAATTGTGCAAAGTGCTGTCAAAAACCTGTTCCCTGGACCCAAACTACCATTCTACTGGCCCAGAGACTGTAAATGAAGATAATACAAATTCATTGTTCGACAATGTTACGAATAGCTTTATAGACTTACCTGAAATATCTTTCCCCGGGTTTGATCATGCAATTAAAGATCCAGTGGCTGACCAGCATACAGTTCATAAATTTACAAGAATACTAATTCTAGAAGGACTCTATCTTCTCTTAAATCAAGAGAACTGGAGTCTAATATACGATGCCATAGCAAGCACGGGTGCatttattttttggaatatcgtgattgatgaagatgttatCGAACAAAGAGTGGCCAAACGTCATGTTAAATCTGGTATTTGCCTGTCTTTAGAGGAAGGCATACAAAGATTTAGAGCAAACGATCAAATAAACGGTAGGCTGATTCAATCGCAATCTGTTAGGAACGCCAATAAAAATGTGAAAAACGTCTACGACATACGAAATgattaa
- a CDS encoding uncharacterized protein (some similarities with uniprot|P07272 Saccharomyces cerevisiae YLR014C PPR1 Zinc finger transcription factor containing a Zn(2)-Cys(6) binuclear cluster domain positively regulates transcription of genes involved in uracil biosynthesis activity may be modulated by interaction with Tup1p): protein MVQMEQDYEVKAEQEFQGQGQHSGQPQHENIVDFEFGDNDAVSNSSGNDSNSSSASKKRRKNQGVACCFCKRRRKRCDGGFPQCGACVNAGIQCTFVDKITGRELPRDYIDRLESKVFDLESKLRSTEEDKTIIKLVVGSQLKMNISQDLGSIQENSDSDSTLLRPSYDTAVKLLQLYRIRIHRQYPFLDWPWVLDCFHKVFMLNTKDTKAISFVYLVLSIGVDLGEVVEGAHPSSLYYGITMDHINSTLEAGSIRTIQLYLLLIIQLLVKPKESLSDDYNQLWLLAGVAVRTAVSLDLHRKPGSPRSMTHGLEQHVLQNLRSRVFWCAYSIERLIGMTVGRPFCISDVDIDAPLPESELEVGSTLGSADCETHMYANAIEIFKLRRIQSSICMFVYGPRKFLDNDDEINQSRQQIILELEDWKQGFSSQKSNKDMNFISTDTWANMNYHQSVVWFLRPVLLQINDSHRKAVADGVAMVTPTRETLEWFQVLMYSASEISTCYENILKESLSPLSHNIDPLTSIHTLFVAGVTYMYCIWLNVKLDLISGDRNDSVRSINVIKLYQKLLQTLAKQWHIGKLQYESFMQLSGKILINIQRNGSSRFHSTNNLDPIDKSTLINDPTSDCESTSSLQSFAKNLNDKHQQPNAIKDSPIFSFINLNGDTVLRALIWDLLEQFE, encoded by the coding sequence ATGGTTCAGATGGAGCAAGACTACGAAGTTAAGGCAGAGCAAGAGTTCCAAGGTCAAGGTCAACATTCGGGGCAACCACAACACGAAAATATAGTTGATTTTGAGTTTGGTGATAATGATGCTGTAAGTAATAGTAGTGGAAACGATAGCAATTCGAGTAGTGCAAGTAAAAAACGACGCAAGAACCAGGGAGTAGCGTGCTGTTTTTGCAAGAGAAGGAGGAAACGGTGTGATGGTGGGTTCCCTCAGTGTGGAGCCTGTGTGAATGCTGGGATCCAATGTACTTTTGTAGATAAAATTACAGGAAGAGAATTACCTAGAGATTATATTGATAGATTAGAATCAAAGGTTTTCGATTTGGAATCCAAGTTGCGTTCCACAGAAGAGGACAAAACGATAATAAAGTTGGTGGTCGGGTCCCAACTCAAGATGAATATTTCACAGGATCTGGGCAGTATACAGGAGAACTCGGACTCGGACTCGACGCTGTTGAGGCCGTCGTACGATACCGCTGTCAAATTATTGCAACTGTATCGAATAAGAATTCATCGTCAGTATCCGTTCCTAGATTGGCCATGGGTACTTGATTGTTTCCACAAAGTGTTCATGTTGAATACGAAGGATACCAAAGCGATTTCATTCGTCTATCTCGTGTTGTCTATTGGTGTCGACTTGGGAGAAGTTGTTGAAGGAGCTCATCCTTCTAGTTTATACTATGGGATTACGATGGATCACATCAACTCCACGTTAGAAGCAGGAAGCATCAGGACCATTCAACTATACCTACTACTGATCATTCAACTGCTGGTAAAACCCAAGGAGAGTTTGTCAGATGACTATAATCAGTTATGGCTTCTTGCAGGAGTGGCCGTACGAACAGCGGTTTCGTTAGATTTACACAGGAAACCAGGATCACCAAGAAGCATGACTCATGGCTTAGAACAACACGTTTTACAGAACCTAAGGTCAAGGGTATTCTGGTGTGCGTACAGCATTGAAAGGTTGATTGGTATGACAGTGGGTAGACCGTTTTGCATATCCGACGTGGATATTGATGCTCCTTTACCAGAATCCGAACTAGAAGTAGGATCCACTTTGGGATCAGCAGATTGTGAAACGCATATGTATGCTAATGccattgaaattttcaaattaaGACGAATTCAATCCTCTATATGTATGTTCGTGTATGGTCCACGTAAGTTTCTCGATAACGACGATGAGATCAATCAATCAAGACAACAGATCATActtgaattggaagattgGAAACAGGGATTCTCTTCACAAAAATCGAATAAGGACATGAACTTCATATCAACTGACACTTGGGCAAATATGAATTATCACCAGTCTGTGGTTTGGTTCTTGAGACCAGTATTACTTCAAATCAACGATTCTCATAGAAAAGCCGTAGCGGATGGTGTAGCGATGGTAACACCGACTCGAGAAACGTTAGAATGGTTTCAGGTACTCATGTATTCTGCATCTGAAATAAGTACATGCTACGAAAATATACTAAAAGAGTCCTTATCTCCCTTGTCGCATAACATCGACCCGCTCACCTCTATCCATACATTATTTGTCGCAGGCGTCACTTATATGTATTGTATTTGGTTGAACGTTAAGTTAGATCTAATATCTGGTGATCGGAATGATAGTGTGAGATCGATCAACGTTATCAAACTATACCAGAAACTGTTACAGACCCTAGCCAAACAATGGCATATTGGGAAACTTCAATACGAAAGTTTTATGCAATTATCCGGTAAAATCTTGATAAACATACAGAGAAATGGCAGCAGCCGTTTCCATTCTACCAACAATCTGGATCCAATTGACAAATCCACTTTAATCAATGACCCAACTAGCGATTGTGAAAGCACTTCTTCGCTACAAAGTTTTGCCAAAAATCTAAATGATAAGCATCAACAGCCCAATGCTATTAAAGATAGCCCAATATTCTCATTCATTAACCTGAATGGCGATACCGTGCTGAGAGCGTTAATATGGGATTTGCTTGAGCAATTCGAGTAG
- a CDS encoding ketopantoate reductase family protein (similar to uniprot|Q07589 Saccharomyces cerevisiae YDL144C Hypothetical ORF), whose product MSSSEGKEANVLLIGSGGVGTIVAYGIDYVGKSRLDIVVRRDYDQVSKNGYDIDSCDYGQISNWKPTNIYPSADAAAEEANASGLKYDFIVICTKNLPDVLKLEDVVAPLVTDEYTTIVLMQNGFDLARPFFAKFPKNVVVSGVSHIGSHNHNGKVKQTQQDRTYIAYFENPNLDHEIQEHNTKRFISIYSNDKNSCGYYPSAKENRYMKLVYNATMNTVCALTGVDTGRLEYSGGLEKISIPAMREVVAVAKADGVDLPANCISNAIHSDDGDWFTPSMAVDVQKGNPIELEVIVGNLLTVARELNVETPTLNLLYELLKVVQFRLKEKQGLVSLPEKRPIHDKFWC is encoded by the coding sequence atgaGTTCATCAGAAGGAAAGGAAGCTAACGTGTTACTTATTGGGTCCGGTGGTGTTGGTACCATTGTAGCGTACGGGATTGACTATGTCGGGAAGAGCCGTCTTGATATTGTTGTTAGAAGAGATTACGATCAAGTTAGTAAGAACGGGTACGATATAGATTCTTGTGATTACGGTCAAATATCCAATTGGAAACCAACTAATATCTATCCTAGTGCAGACGCTGCTGCTGAAGAGGCAAATGCTTCTGGTTTGAAGTACGATTTCATTGTCATCTGTACTAAAAACTTACCAGATGTGTTGAAATTAGAAGACGTCGTGGCTCCATTGGTGACAGATGAATACACTACCATTGTCTTGATGCAAAATGGGTTCGATTTGGCAAGGCCATTCTTTGCCAAGTTCCCAAAGAACGTCGTTGTGTCTGGTGTGTCCCATATTGGTTCTCATAACCATAACGGTAAAGTTAAACAAACCCAACAAGATAGAACGTACATTGCATACTTTGAGAATCCAAATTTGGATCACGAAATCCAGGAACATAACACGAAAAGGTTCATCTCTATCTACTCCAACGATAAGAACAGTTGCGGGTACTATCCAAGTGCTAAGGAGAACAGGTACATGAAATTGGTGTACAATGCCACGATGAATACTGTTTGTGCCCTTACTGGGGTGGACACTGGTAGGTTGGAATACTCTGGTGGTCTGGAGAAAATCTCGATCCCAGCGATGCGTGAAGTCGTTGCCGTCGCCAAGGCCGATGGTGTGGACTTGCCCGCTAATTGCATCTCAAACGCTATTCATTCTGATGACGGTGACTGGTTTACCCCATCGATGGCCGTTGATGTACAAAAAGGTAACCCAATTGAACTGGAAGTCATTGTAGGTAACCTGTTGACCGTAGCCAGAGAATTGAATGTTGAAACTCCAACTTTGAACCTCCTATATGAACTGTTGAAAGTGGTTCAATTCCGCTTGAAGGAGAAACAAGGCCTTGTGTCTTTACCAGAAAAGAGACCAATCCACGATAAATTCTGGTGCTAA
- the AIM45 gene encoding Aim45p (similar to uniprot|Q12480 Saccharomyces cerevisiae YPR004C Hypothetical ORF): MLRSTTRRFAGFGGRGLRPASTLAFVETSKEGAILPASLNTLYAAGNLGNQIDAVLVGSKAKEAAAALQKLDVSSLNKILVVPEESLDDLLPERVTPVVYDLLQKGDYSHFVVPASSVGKGFLPRVGALLDLQPICDVTKILDPNTFVRPMYAGNILATVESQQSQKLISIRSSAFPAVGAGSNSAAIETVNASNTVNGTEIPPIKWEGANLVKSERPELGSATRIVSGGRGLKNKETFEALVTPLADTLGAAIGATRAAVDSGFCDNSLQIGQTGKIVAPELYIALGVSGAIQHLAGIKDAKTIVAINKDPEAPIFQVADYGLVGDLNELVPELTEKLKQ; the protein is encoded by the coding sequence ATGTTGAGATCAACTACTAGACGGTTTGCTGGGTTTGGAGGCCGTGGTTTGAGACCAGCTTCTACTTTGGCATTTGTCGaaacttcaaaagaagGTGCCATCCTTCCAGCATCATTAAACACATTGTATGCTGCTGGAAACTTGGGCAACCAAATTGATGCTGTTCTTGTGGGTTCTAAGGCTAAAGAAGCCGCTGCCGCTTTGCAGAAACTTGATGtgtcttctttgaataaGATTCTGGTGGTTCCAGAAGAGAGTTTGGATGACCTGTTACCAGAGAGAGTTACACCAGTGGTTTACGATTTGCTACAAAAAGGTGATTACTCTCACTTCGTCGTTCctgcttcttctgttgGTAAAGGTTTCTTACCAAGAGTTGGTGCTCTCTTAGATCTGCAACCGATTTGTGATGTCACCAAGATTTTGGATCCGAACACATTTGTTAGACCAATGTATGCAGGAAATATTTTGGCGACAGTTGAATCTCAACAGAGCCAGaagttgatttcaatcAGATCTTCTGCTTTCCCAGCTGTTGGTGCTGGTTCTAACAGCGCTGCTATCGAAACCGTTAATGCTTCCAACACAGTGAACGGTACGGAAATCCCACCCATTAAATGGGAAGGTGCCAACTTGGTCAAGAGTGAAAGACCAGAATTAGGTTCTGCTACAAGAATTGTTTCTGGTGGTCGtggtttgaagaataaGGAAACTTTCGAAGCTTTGGTAACACCATTGGCTGATACATTGGGTGCGGCTATCGGTGCCACAAGAGCTGCTGTCGATTCTGGATTCTGTGATAACTCTCTACAAATCGGTCAAACCGGTAAGATCGTAGCTCCAGAATTATACATCGCACTTGGTGTTTCTGGTGCCATTCAACATCTCGCTGGTATCAAAGACGCCAAGACTATCGTCGCTATCAACAAGGACCCTGAAGCTCCAATTTTCCAAGTAGCAGATTATGGTTTGGTCGGAGATTTGAACGAATTAGTGCCTGAATTGACTGAAAAGTTAAAACAATAG
- a CDS encoding uncharacterized protein (similar to uniprot|P53394 Saccharomyces cerevisiae YPR003C Hypothetical ORF) yields MAFQDLNAVLLDKKGTPTDTSPSKKYGTGSCIGADTSFNDVQSTSTSTVGLKFSTVSFPENERVTLKDTIPYYLPCFSWIPTYSVKKCMGDFIAGLSLASFQIPLAMSYATSVAHVPPLCGLYSLVFSPAVYTVLGSVPQMIVGPESAISLILGQAIEARLSEDPKLKAINICLVITFISGLVLLTGGLLRLGFLENVLSRALLRGFISGVGVIMVITSLVVELKLNHVTPTRQEHYHSPFEKVLFIMKYGPENYHKPTAILSLVAFVILMSLRIFKKRYGKKFKWLVLLPDILVVVALSIFVSYKMHLKSRYGIEIINDIPKDSMKHLKNPFSNVNVATFKDLFSTGFMVAMLGFFESATASKSLGTSYNLAISSNRELIALGSMNVVGSMFAILPAFGGYGRSKINAYSGAQTTMSGFFMGLVTLFTIQFLLPIIRYIPVCILSVITTVVGLTLLEEAPHDLKFHWRCKGYSELTVFTVTLLATLFYSLEAGIYIGCACSIINVIKHSAKSRIQILGRVPGTETFINADDYQANAAGYFINPQIEEIEGFLIVKIAEPLTFTNADDLKMRLHRLEKHGSAVTHPAAPRSRRKEMTENVIFDMKGMTHIDSSAAQTLEEILSAYNRRDVHVFLTNVPLTEKVRERLVTSGVAELCERNTITNSSYFSTIEDALTAADVIAQRHNQQYHTPPPSIFSNTLLNSSMA; encoded by the coding sequence ATGGCTTTTCAAGACCTGAATGCTGTTTTGCTCGATAAAAAAGGGACTCCTACCGATACCTCTCCGAGCAAAAAGTATGGTACTGGCTCCTGCATAGGTGCAGATACATCTTTTAATGATGTACAGAGTACAAGCACTAGTACTGTGGGGTTGAAATTTAGCACCGTAAGTTTCCCCGAAAATGAACGCGTTACTTTGAAGGATACGATCCCTTACTATTTGCCCTGTTTCTCATGGATTCCAACTTATTCTGTGAAGAAATGTATGGGTGATTTCATCGCAGGTTTATCTTTAgcatcttttcaaattccgTTAGCAATGTCCTATGCAACGTCAGTAGCGCATGTCCCTCCATTATGCGGGTTATACTCTCTGGTATTCTCTCCAGCGGTTTACACAGTTCTTGGGTCTGTTCCTCAAATGATTGTAGGGCCAGAGAGTGCTATTTCGTTGATTTTGGGGCAAGCAATTGAAGCAAGACTTTCAGAGGACCCAAAACTGAAGGCAATTAACATTTGTTTGGTCATTACTTTTATCTCCGGTTTAGTTTTACTTACTGGTGGATTGTTGAGATTAGgtttcttggaaaatgttTTGAGTAGGGCATTGTTAAGGGGATTCATCAGCGGCGTGGGTGTCATTATGGTCATCACGTCCTTGGTTGTCGAGTTGAAGTTGAATCATGTAACACCAACGAGGCAAGAACATTATCATTCACCGTTTGAAAAAGTATTATTCATTATGAAATATGGTCCTGAAAATTATCATAAACCAACAGCGATACTAAGTCTCGTCGCCTTCGTAATTCTGATGAGTCTGAGgatcttcaagaaaagatatgggaaaaaattcaaatggCTTGTCTTACTTCCTGATATTCTTGTCGTTGTTGCTCTTTCCATTTTCGTTTCATATAAGATGCACCTTAAATCAAGATATGGAATCGAAATCATTAACGATATTCCTAAGGATTCCATgaaacatttgaagaatcCTTTTTCTAATGTTAATGTGGctactttcaaagatctATTTAGTACTGGATTTATGGTCGCCATGCTAGGGTTTTTTGAGTCAGCAACCGCGTCAAAATCTTTGGGCACCAGTTACAATTTggcaatttcttcaaatagAGAATTGATTGCATTGGGTTCAATGAATGTGGTTGGTTCCATGTTTGCCATTTTGCCAGCATTTGGTGGGTATGGCCGTTCGAAGATCAATGCATACAGTGGAGCACAAACCACTATGTCTGGTTTTTTCATGGGTTTGGTTACCTTGTTCACGATACAATTTCTTTTACCTATTATCAGATACATCCCTGTATGCATCCTTTCGGTAATAACAACAGTAGTTGGTCTAACTCTTCTTGAGGAAGCCCCTCATGATTTAAAATTCCATTGGAGATGTAAAGGATACAGCGAATTAACTGTTTTTACTGTGACGTTATTAGCTACCTTGTTTTACTCGTTAGAAGCTGGTATTTATATTGGGTGTGCATGTTCTATAATCAACGTGATCAAGCACTCTGCCAAATCTAGAATCCAAATTTTGGGTAGAGTTCCTGGAACTGAAACCTTTATCAATGCAGATGATTATCAAGCAAATGCAGCAGGTTACTTCATAAATCCACAGATCGAAGAAATCGAAGGGTTTCTAATAGTGAAGATTGCAGAACCTTTGACTTTCACCAACGCAGATGATTTAAAGATGAGATTGCATCGTTTAGAGAAACATGGATCTGCTGTTACTCATCCTGCTGCACCTAGGTCTCgcagaaaagaaatgactGAAAATGTCATATTTGATATGAAAGGTATGACCCACATCGACTCCTCTGCTGCCCAGACATTAGAGGAGATTTTGTCCGCATATAACCGCAGAGATGTTCACGTTTTCTTGACGAATGTTCCATTGACTGAGAAGGTCAGAGAGAGACTCGTTACCTCTGGAGTCGCAGAGCTATGTGAAAGAAATACGATTACAAACTCTTCTTATTTCAGCACCATTGAAGATGCACTTACTGCAGCGGATGTCATTGCACAAAGACACAATCAGCAATATCATACACCACCTCCCAGcatattttcaaatacCTTGTTGAACTCTTCGATGGCATAA